Proteins encoded in a region of the Oncorhynchus gorbuscha isolate QuinsamMale2020 ecotype Even-year unplaced genomic scaffold, OgorEven_v1.0 Un_scaffold_4426, whole genome shotgun sequence genome:
- the LOC124028549 gene encoding docking protein 1-like isoform X1 has product MPRDALNIMDTHVKAGQVYLQHRNVGKKWKQHWLTLYPSSRCGVARLERQEVGGGERAGPSGVWKHQDKVKEKRVIRLSEVNLTAVIRVLRLPPHAEACPKDNMAAFCVETDGRRYVFAADKDDCVEWVERMCDLAFQGGSTGQQPQIQMEDNQIYVSREEVSEFRVGVKQTDVAMRCGLQGEYYWLQVAQEGLVLKEAETRKSLQDWPYRLIRRYGRDKLTFNIEAGRRCDSGPGTFTFETCQADDIFSLIEAAIREQKAVAGDECEGDTVVANHSPNMPRARSPLPKLPDSATILEGSYSFKPVFSNAIGSEQCLYSQPPNLIGSEECPYSEPADSIKPKAPSLNSYLTPPTASTLTPSIPLHPRNHHVNRTEPVYADPADILSLTPLRSTPPPPPPPPPPPPTSSSCSYHHDNKPEPVYSEVYDRASPLPDKTQQQKQSRDQRGQEPGKEEPIYSEPCVGTPAKGPNTDPFAHLYSQVCKPGSSSPSSSSPPFLTGLLFLLIIIVVDHYQDLGYQEAHCWTPVTRGHL; this is encoded by the exons ATGCCGAGAGACGCTTTGAACATAATGGACACTCATGTGAAAGCAGGACAAGTTTACCTTCAACACAGAAATGTAGGAAAG AAGTGGAAGCAGCATTGGCTGACTCTCTACCCCTCCAGCCGCTGCGGTGTAGCCAGGCTAGAGCGCCAGGAAGTGGGGGGAGGAGAGCGGGCCGGTCCCTCTGGGGTCTGGAAGCACCAGGACAAAGTTAAGGAGAAGAGGGTGATCCGCCTGTCAGAGGTCAACCTTACTGCT gtgatCAGGGTCCTGAGGCTGCCCCCACACGCTGAGGCCTGCCCCAAAGACAACATGGCCGCCTTCTGTGTGGAGACCGACGGCAGGAGGTACGTCTTCGCAGCGGATAAGGACGACTGCGTGGAGTGGGTGGAGAGGATGTGTGACCTCGCCTTCCAG GGAGGCTCCACTGGTCAGCAGCCGCAAATTCAGATGGAGGACAACCAGATCTACGTCTCCAGGGAGGAAG ttaGTGAGTTCAGGGTGGGTGTGAAGCAGACGGATGTAGCGATGCGCTGCGGCCTCCAGGGGGAGTACTATTGGCTGCAAGTGGCCCAGGAGGGGTTGGTCCTTAAGGAGGCGGAGACCAGGAAGAGTTTGCAGGACTGGCCCTATCGGCTGATACGACGCTATGGCAGAGACAAG TTGACGTTCAACATCGAGGCGGGCCGGCGCTGTGACTCTGGACCCGGAACCTTCACCTTTGAGACGTGCCAAGCTGACGACATCTTCAGCCTCATCGAGGCCGCCATACGGGAACAGAAGGCCGTCGCCGGGGACGAATGTGAGGGCGACACTGTGGTTGCTAACCATAGCCCTAATATGCCTCGTGCTCGTTCCCCACTGCCCAAACTGCCAGATAGTGCAACCATTTTGGAGGGCAGCTACAGTTTTAAACCAGTATTTTCAAATGCTATTGGCTCAGAGCAGTGTTTGTACTCACAGCCGCCTAATTTGATTGGCTCTGAGGAGTGTCCGTACTCTGAGCCAGCAGACAGTATTAAACCCAAAGCCCCCAGCCTCAACTCCTATCTGACGCCCCCAACAGCCTCCACCCtcaccccctctatccctctacacccCCGCAATCACCATGTCAACCGAACGGAACCAGTGTACGCCGACCCAGCAGACATCCTCTCACTCACACCCCTGAgatctacaccaccaccaccaccaccaccaccaccacccccgcccacttcctcttcctgctcttaTCACCACGACAACAAGCCAGAGCCGGTCTACTCCGAGGTGTACGACCGTGCGAGTCCTCTACCTGATAAGACTCAACAACAGAAACAGAGCCGGGACCAGCGGGGGCAGGAACCTGGCAAAGAGGAACCCATCTATAGTGAGCCTTGTGTGGGGACCCCAGCCAAGGGCCCCAACACTGACCCGTTCGCCCACCTTTACAGCCAGGTCTGCAAGCCAGgctcttcatcaccatcatcatcatccccccCCTTCCTCActggcctcctcttcctcctcatcatcatcgtcgttgACCATTACCAGGACCTTGGCTACCAGGAGGCCCACTGCTGGACGCCAGTCACCAGAGGTCATCTATGA
- the LOC124028549 gene encoding docking protein 2-like isoform X2, protein MPRDALNIMDTHVKAGQVYLQHRNVGKKWKQHWLTLYPSSRCGVARLERQEVGGGERAGPSGVWKHQDKVKEKRVIRLSEVIRVLRLPPHAEACPKDNMAAFCVETDGRRYVFAADKDDCVEWVERMCDLAFQGGSTGQQPQIQMEDNQIYVSREEVSEFRVGVKQTDVAMRCGLQGEYYWLQVAQEGLVLKEAETRKSLQDWPYRLIRRYGRDKLTFNIEAGRRCDSGPGTFTFETCQADDIFSLIEAAIREQKAVAGDECEGDTVVANHSPNMPRARSPLPKLPDSATILEGSYSFKPVFSNAIGSEQCLYSQPPNLIGSEECPYSEPADSIKPKAPSLNSYLTPPTASTLTPSIPLHPRNHHVNRTEPVYADPADILSLTPLRSTPPPPPPPPPPPPTSSSCSYHHDNKPEPVYSEVYDRASPLPDKTQQQKQSRDQRGQEPGKEEPIYSEPCVGTPAKGPNTDPFAHLYSQVCKPGSSSPSSSSPPFLTGLLFLLIIIVVDHYQDLGYQEAHCWTPVTRGHL, encoded by the exons ATGCCGAGAGACGCTTTGAACATAATGGACACTCATGTGAAAGCAGGACAAGTTTACCTTCAACACAGAAATGTAGGAAAG AAGTGGAAGCAGCATTGGCTGACTCTCTACCCCTCCAGCCGCTGCGGTGTAGCCAGGCTAGAGCGCCAGGAAGTGGGGGGAGGAGAGCGGGCCGGTCCCTCTGGGGTCTGGAAGCACCAGGACAAAGTTAAGGAGAAGAGGGTGATCCGCCTGTCAGAG gtgatCAGGGTCCTGAGGCTGCCCCCACACGCTGAGGCCTGCCCCAAAGACAACATGGCCGCCTTCTGTGTGGAGACCGACGGCAGGAGGTACGTCTTCGCAGCGGATAAGGACGACTGCGTGGAGTGGGTGGAGAGGATGTGTGACCTCGCCTTCCAG GGAGGCTCCACTGGTCAGCAGCCGCAAATTCAGATGGAGGACAACCAGATCTACGTCTCCAGGGAGGAAG ttaGTGAGTTCAGGGTGGGTGTGAAGCAGACGGATGTAGCGATGCGCTGCGGCCTCCAGGGGGAGTACTATTGGCTGCAAGTGGCCCAGGAGGGGTTGGTCCTTAAGGAGGCGGAGACCAGGAAGAGTTTGCAGGACTGGCCCTATCGGCTGATACGACGCTATGGCAGAGACAAG TTGACGTTCAACATCGAGGCGGGCCGGCGCTGTGACTCTGGACCCGGAACCTTCACCTTTGAGACGTGCCAAGCTGACGACATCTTCAGCCTCATCGAGGCCGCCATACGGGAACAGAAGGCCGTCGCCGGGGACGAATGTGAGGGCGACACTGTGGTTGCTAACCATAGCCCTAATATGCCTCGTGCTCGTTCCCCACTGCCCAAACTGCCAGATAGTGCAACCATTTTGGAGGGCAGCTACAGTTTTAAACCAGTATTTTCAAATGCTATTGGCTCAGAGCAGTGTTTGTACTCACAGCCGCCTAATTTGATTGGCTCTGAGGAGTGTCCGTACTCTGAGCCAGCAGACAGTATTAAACCCAAAGCCCCCAGCCTCAACTCCTATCTGACGCCCCCAACAGCCTCCACCCtcaccccctctatccctctacacccCCGCAATCACCATGTCAACCGAACGGAACCAGTGTACGCCGACCCAGCAGACATCCTCTCACTCACACCCCTGAgatctacaccaccaccaccaccaccaccaccaccacccccgcccacttcctcttcctgctcttaTCACCACGACAACAAGCCAGAGCCGGTCTACTCCGAGGTGTACGACCGTGCGAGTCCTCTACCTGATAAGACTCAACAACAGAAACAGAGCCGGGACCAGCGGGGGCAGGAACCTGGCAAAGAGGAACCCATCTATAGTGAGCCTTGTGTGGGGACCCCAGCCAAGGGCCCCAACACTGACCCGTTCGCCCACCTTTACAGCCAGGTCTGCAAGCCAGgctcttcatcaccatcatcatcatccccccCCTTCCTCActggcctcctcttcctcctcatcatcatcgtcgttgACCATTACCAGGACCTTGGCTACCAGGAGGCCCACTGCTGGACGCCAGTCACCAGAGGTCATCTATGA
- the LOC124028549 gene encoding docking protein 1-like isoform X3 yields MAAFCVETDGRRYVFAADKDDCVEWVERMCDLAFQGGSTGQQPQIQMEDNQIYVSREEVSEFRVGVKQTDVAMRCGLQGEYYWLQVAQEGLVLKEAETRKSLQDWPYRLIRRYGRDKLTFNIEAGRRCDSGPGTFTFETCQADDIFSLIEAAIREQKAVAGDECEGDTVVANHSPNMPRARSPLPKLPDSATILEGSYSFKPVFSNAIGSEQCLYSQPPNLIGSEECPYSEPADSIKPKAPSLNSYLTPPTASTLTPSIPLHPRNHHVNRTEPVYADPADILSLTPLRSTPPPPPPPPPPPPTSSSCSYHHDNKPEPVYSEVYDRASPLPDKTQQQKQSRDQRGQEPGKEEPIYSEPCVGTPAKGPNTDPFAHLYSQVCKPGSSSPSSSSPPFLTGLLFLLIIIVVDHYQDLGYQEAHCWTPVTRGHL; encoded by the exons ATGGCCGCCTTCTGTGTGGAGACCGACGGCAGGAGGTACGTCTTCGCAGCGGATAAGGACGACTGCGTGGAGTGGGTGGAGAGGATGTGTGACCTCGCCTTCCAG GGAGGCTCCACTGGTCAGCAGCCGCAAATTCAGATGGAGGACAACCAGATCTACGTCTCCAGGGAGGAAG ttaGTGAGTTCAGGGTGGGTGTGAAGCAGACGGATGTAGCGATGCGCTGCGGCCTCCAGGGGGAGTACTATTGGCTGCAAGTGGCCCAGGAGGGGTTGGTCCTTAAGGAGGCGGAGACCAGGAAGAGTTTGCAGGACTGGCCCTATCGGCTGATACGACGCTATGGCAGAGACAAG TTGACGTTCAACATCGAGGCGGGCCGGCGCTGTGACTCTGGACCCGGAACCTTCACCTTTGAGACGTGCCAAGCTGACGACATCTTCAGCCTCATCGAGGCCGCCATACGGGAACAGAAGGCCGTCGCCGGGGACGAATGTGAGGGCGACACTGTGGTTGCTAACCATAGCCCTAATATGCCTCGTGCTCGTTCCCCACTGCCCAAACTGCCAGATAGTGCAACCATTTTGGAGGGCAGCTACAGTTTTAAACCAGTATTTTCAAATGCTATTGGCTCAGAGCAGTGTTTGTACTCACAGCCGCCTAATTTGATTGGCTCTGAGGAGTGTCCGTACTCTGAGCCAGCAGACAGTATTAAACCCAAAGCCCCCAGCCTCAACTCCTATCTGACGCCCCCAACAGCCTCCACCCtcaccccctctatccctctacacccCCGCAATCACCATGTCAACCGAACGGAACCAGTGTACGCCGACCCAGCAGACATCCTCTCACTCACACCCCTGAgatctacaccaccaccaccaccaccaccaccaccacccccgcccacttcctcttcctgctcttaTCACCACGACAACAAGCCAGAGCCGGTCTACTCCGAGGTGTACGACCGTGCGAGTCCTCTACCTGATAAGACTCAACAACAGAAACAGAGCCGGGACCAGCGGGGGCAGGAACCTGGCAAAGAGGAACCCATCTATAGTGAGCCTTGTGTGGGGACCCCAGCCAAGGGCCCCAACACTGACCCGTTCGCCCACCTTTACAGCCAGGTCTGCAAGCCAGgctcttcatcaccatcatcatcatccccccCCTTCCTCActggcctcctcttcctcctcatcatcatcgtcgttgACCATTACCAGGACCTTGGCTACCAGGAGGCCCACTGCTGGACGCCAGTCACCAGAGGTCATCTATGA